A stretch of DNA from Microbacterium sp. LWS13-1.2:
CCCTACCGTGATCCCGCCGGCGACGAGCGCCGTCATGGCGGCGATGGCAACAACGCTCAATATCGGACAGCCATACCTGCAGCGACCACGGGCATCCTCCTGCGGGGCACTCTATCCCGGCGGTCGCTCGCGGTCGCGGCCGAGCCGCGTGACCTCCGTGTAACAGTCGCGGGCGCAGTAGCGACCGCGGACACCGTGAGCGCCGAGCAGATGCAAGCGTCCGCCGCCACGCGCCCGTGATCGATCGAACGATCTGCGCGATCGCCTGCTAGCGCGCGCCGAACAAGGCCTTGCCGAACGAGTGTCTTGATCTGTCATGTCGCGCCCTACCGATGGCATCCATGTCGAGCGATGCGGGCTCCGTCGCTAACGGTGCGATGAGCTGCTCTCGCGGGCTGCCCTCCGCCGAGGGCTGGACGCCGGGGTCTGGGGCGTTGTTCTCAGGCTACGCGGAGACGGGCGCTGCGCGTTGCGGGTCCCCTAGCGTGTACTGGCACGATCAGGGATGTTCGTCGCGCATGGCGCCACATCGCGGGCGCGAGCCTGTAGACGGTGAAGTTGACGCGGGATGATCGGCATGCGCACGGATTCAAGCCCGGCGGGCGCCAATAGCGCAAATCTTGAGACGCGGATGGCGAGCCACACAGTTGGCAGCGGCCCTTGGCCTTTCTAAGAACCTCCGTCTCGGCACTGCGGCCGACGACGCGTGCGATCCCGTTGGAGCAAGAGGGGCCGTTCCACTGCAATTGGCCCAGTCGAGGTCGCTGTCGAAGGGACGTACGCGCAATCGTCGCAGTTCCCGCCGGCTGCTCGCACCCGGAGCGGGTGTTCGCGGCGGTGTGACTAGACGGCGTGTGAGATCACGTGAGTGACCGGCTGGCGTCTTTACGACGTCCTGGATGACTTCTAGTTGCCGACCTCTTGCTCGCACAAGAGCTGCGAGCCGTATGTCAGCGGCTTTTCGCCGTTCTGAAGCGGCTGGTCCACGCGCGGCCGGCTACGACTGTGCCGCGCTGCATGCCGATGTGTGATGAAGCGTAAGGGCGGACGAGGACGCGCGCCCAACGCGGCGAAGCAATCCGGCTGGCCTTGAGCCCCGCCCACCGCACCTCGGTCGGAACCTGAGGCCGACGGCCACCGGGCTCGCAGGGCGGGGCTGGGCCCTGTCCGCCCTTCTGATTAGCATGCTCGGATTAGGTTGCCTGGCCGACGCGCAGCAGAAAGTGCATTTCGCTGATTATACGGAGGTGGCAGACAGTGCATAGTTGGAGCATGCAGTCCTTCGACGCCCAGATGAGGCGAGTTCACGACCATCTCTATGCGAACGCGAACATAAAACTACCGGAGGATCTTCAAGCCGAAGTCGCAAAGGTGATCCAAACCCTCACATGGCTGGCTGTAGTCGGAGATGAGCCGCAGCTTGACCGCCCGACGGTTGATGCCGCCTTGGCTGGCGACCGAGAGACCGTCGACTCGATCGCGAGAGATGTTCGCGCCTCGTTCACCGCTTACAACTCCTCGCTCCGCCGATACCCACGGAGCGAGGCTGCGCTGAAGCTCGACAATTCCAGCCTCGGGTTCATCGTTGGCGCATTAAACGACGTTGACATGAGCGACGCGACGCGAGACTGGCTAGGCGATGCCCTCGAGGTCTTTCGATCGACCGCCGCCAAGCGACTTGGAGGACAGTTCTTTACCGACCAGCGGGTGACATCGATGGCCGTGGACCTGCTGGAGTTCGATGCCAACACGGATGACCTCGTGGACATCTGCGCGGGAACAGGGGGCTTCTTAATCGCTGGTGCTCGGCACGCACAGGCTCAGGGCACGAATCAGGCACCCCGCCTTGTGGGCGTCGAGGTGGATCCGAGCCTGGCTCACCTGGCGAACAGCACACTGCACCATCTTGCCGACTTCCCGGCGGACGCCGTCTTCAACGCGGATTCGTTTAGGGAGCCCGCGCAGTGGCCGCTGGCCCTCCGGCGCACGATTGTGCCCGGAACTCACCGTCGCTTGGCAACCAATCCCCCGTTCGGGCAGAAGATCACGATCAAGGATCCTCGCGTCCTCGAGCGGTTCGAACTTGGCCATGTCTGGGCGCGGGGTGCCTCGTCGTGGGTCAAGTCGAGGCGCACGGGGCCGACGCCGCCAGACATCTTGTTCCTCGAGCGCAATATCGATCTCGCCATCCCTGGTGAGGGCAGGTTGGCGATAGTACTTCCGTATCAGATTCTCTCTGGACCCAAGCTCGGGTACGTACGAGACTGGCTGCTTCGCAACACCAAACTCATCGCCGTGGTGGATTTGCCCGACGACACTTTCCAACCGTGGACCGGTACGAAGACGTCGGTCATTGTGTGCGAGAGGCGCGAAGAGCCGCTCACACAGTGGGACGGCGAGGAGTATCCCGTCTTCATGGCCGTGTCACGACAGATCGGACACGATCGTCGAGGTAACCCGATCACGGATGATAACGGTTTGATCGTCTGCGACCTCCCCGACATCTCCCGTGCGTTCAAACTGTATCGCGAAGGGGGGGAGCCTTCCCTGGCCTACAGCGAAGCCTTCATTGTCTCCGCTGCGCAGATCACTTGGGATAGCGATCTGCGGATCAACGCCGCGTACTACGAGCCCCGGAGTACACGCACACTCAGCTCACTCCATGAGCTAACGGCAGACGGATCGTTTGATCTCACCACAATCGGTGCGGTGACCAACGGCATCTTTTTCCCTGGCCGGTTCAAGCGAAATTATGTTGCCCCTGGCCCAGGTGCCGTCCCGTTCCTAGGTGGAACGAACGTCACGCAGATGCTACCAACGAATCGAAAGTACGTTTCTGCAACGGATCGACGGCTCAACGAGCTGACCGTGAAGGCCGGGTGGATTCTCGTTACGAGGAGCGGATCGACCGGGATCGTTTCCAGTGTTCCGCCCAGTTGGGAGGGTTACGCGATGTCAGAACATGTGATTCGCATCGTCCCAAATGAGGACGTGCTGCCTGCGGGCTACGTCGAAGCGTACTTGCGCAGCCACATGGGCCAAGCCCTGCTGGCACAAGGAATCTTCGGCAGTGTGATCGATGAGATCACGCCGGAACACATTGCATCGATGCCAATTCCTGTGCCGAGCGACAAGGCGAAGATTCGCCAGATCGCTGCGACGCAGACGTCCGCCAACCAACACCGAGAGGATTCGATCGCGCTATTCGCCGCCGCTGGGTCTCAGTTCGAGAAACTCATCGGACGGCAGTTCGGCACTGTCGGGGAAGATGCCGATCTCGCTTTGCCGGCGCAGGATGTCATCAGCGAGCGCGAGGAACTCCTCGAATCGTAGGTCGTTCTGGAGCGTGTTGGAGCGATCCAGCATCAGGAAGGTGTTCTCGTATTCGTGACGGCCACCGCGGGCGAGCGGCACGAAATGCCCCGACGTGATCATGCGCGGATTGCCTAAGAACTGCCCGAAGTGGAGGTCCCGGCGCATGATCGGATCTAGATAGGCGCCCGGAGCGATCTCATGACCGAGGAGCCAAATGAATGCTGTTCGGAGCTCACCGATGTCAGTTTCTGGGGCGCCGCCGAACGACAGACTCTGCAGGAAATACTTGATCTCGACGAGCTGGGCATCTCGCTTCGAGGCGTGATACCGGTGATCTGTGGGCAGCGTCCATCGATTGGCGCGATTTCCATCGGCCGCATTCTGTGGGCGACCAGGACCGATCGTGGAATAAACCCGAGTGGGTGCGGATCTGCGCCCGGAATCGCGAAACTTCGTCACCACCGCGGCAACTCGGCGATCAGGGTGGCGTTCGTCGGCGCACAGGGCGCGGAAAAGGGGTGGAATTCGCTCCATCAGCGCGTCCACATCGAGGTCGCTCATTGAGGGCCCTAGCGACCCGAGTGCGCTTACTTGGTCGACAAGTTCAATCAGTGTTGGCCGTACCACAGGCATCAGGCATCGCCCCGCATGATCGCATGCTACCGACTGCGACGTCACCAATCAGGTATCGTCGGCTCGGTTATCTTTGGTCGATCACAAACGTGACCGCCGATAGATGCGTCAAGCCCACCGCCAGTATTCCGCCACATCGCACACAAGCACCGACGACAAGATGAACGAAGATCGAGAAGGGCACAGTTGGCGTCGCCCCCATGCAGTCCGATTGTGGGACGAAGGTTAGGACCTATCGGGCCCTCGTAAGGGCATCGAGCGGCGCGCGGATGCCGGTGGCTCATCGCGCCGGCGACGACGCTACGACGCCCATCCGACTCGAGCGCATCGAGGGGAACGCACAGCCGCGTGGAATCCGCCCACATAGGTGGGCCTACCGGTCGGATTCCAACGGGAGATTCCTCCCACGGCCGCAGCATCAGCGCCGAAGCCGAGCCGAGTGCCCGCAGGCTCGGTCATTGGCCGAGGCTGCGGGCACTGAGCCTGCCGAAGTGCGTCAGTGGGCCATCGAAGCCAACACCTCCGGGTCGATGGTCGCGATCGAGCGGGTGTCCTGGAAGGCACGCACGCCCTCGATGCCCTGCTCGCGGCCGAAGCCCGACTGCTTCATGCCGCCGAACGGCGCCCGCAGGTCGAGACGCGTCGCACCGTGGTCGTTGACCCAGACATAGCCGCACTCGAGCTGCGAGCCCACGCGCTGCGCAGCCTCGGGCGAGCCCGTCCACACCGATCCGCAGAGCCCGCCCCACGTGTCGTTGGCAAGGCGCACCGCCTCGGTCTCGTCGTCGAACGGGATCACCGGGATGACCGGGCCGAACTGCTCCTGCGTGACCACGCGCAGGCCGAGCTCCGGGTCGACGACGATCGCGGGGCGGACGAAGTTCCCGCCCGCCAAATCACCCTCCGGCAGGGAGCCGAACTCGCGGACGTCGGCTCCGGCATCCTTCGCCTCCTGGATGATCTCGTCGACGAACGCCTTCTGAGCCGGCTGATGCAGCGGGCCCATCGTCGCGCCCTCGTCGAGGCCGTGGCCGAGCGTGGCCTTCTCGAGCCGCGCGGCGAGTCCCGAGACCAACTCGTCCATCCGCGAACGGTGGACGAAGACGCGCTTGGCGTTCATGCAGATCTGCCCGGTGGTGTCGTAGATCGCGGCGTAGAGCCGGTCGAGATGCGCATCGTCGAGGATCGCGTCGTCGAGGAAGACCGCCGCGTCGTTGCCGCCCAGCTCGAGCGTCACGCGGGTCAGCGTCTTGGACGCCATCTCCATGATCCGCTTGCCGCCGTTCACACTGCCGGTGAAGCAGACCTTGGCGACGTCGGGGTTCTGGATGAGGTCGGCCATGTCCTGGTCGCGTCCGGTGACGACGTTCAGCACGCCCGGCGGCAGCTTCTCGGCGACCCGCTGCACGACCCGCGTGGTCGCCAGCGGCGCCGAGGGCGGTGGCTTCACGATCGCGGTGTTGCCGGCCAGCAGCGCGTGCGGGAGCGCGGCGCCGAGGATCGCGATGGGCCAGTTGAACGGCACGATCACGGTCACGACGCCCAGTGGCTGGTACGACACCTCGGTCGATACCGGGATCGCGCCGGGCACCGGCGGCAGCGTCTTGGCGGCATCCACCTCGTCGGCGAGCATCAGGGCGAGGTTCCAGCGGATCTCGAACACGAGCCCGTCGATCCACGCCTCCATCCGGATCTTGCCGTTCTCCTGCGACAGGATCGCGGCATCCTCGTCGCGATCATCCGCGATGCCCGCGATCGCGGCCGCCATCTGCGCGGCGCGCTCCTGAGCCGTGAGCGCCGCCCACGCCGGGAACGCCGCCTTCGCCGCGGCAACGGCATCCTTCACATCGGAGACGGATGCCGCGGCCGCCTCGCCGACGACCACTCCGGGCCTTCCGGGGTCCGGGATCGGCAGCACGTCCTCCGTGAACCGCTCCTCACCGCCGATGTACAGCCCCGTCCGAACCGATGTCCCCATCGCGGTCTCGCCCATGGAACGCCACCTCTCTGTGCCCTTTGGCTCCGGCTCTCACCGGGGCTCGTGCTTCCCTGCTCCGGCTCTCGCCAGGGCTGTGTACTCTTGCTCCGGCTATCGCTGAAGCACGATGTTCTGGTTGTCAGCGGGTCGACGCCGGGTGCGTCGTCGACACCTGCTCCCAGCGTGCCTCTCGCATACGCGTGAATCAAGATTGTCGACGATTTTCGCGCGGATTTCGTATGAAATGCTTCCCGATGGGACCATCGTCGCGAGATAGTGTCAGTGCACGGACGAGGGCACCGAAGGGGATGGCCAGATGACGGATGCCGCAGTGCGCAGCGACGACGAGACGATGGAGCGGCCCGACCTCACACAGGTGATCCGCGAGGCGATCCTCGACGCCCAGTTCGCACCGCATCAGCGCCTCATCGAAGCCGACCTGAGCGAGCGGTACGGCGCATCGCGAGCCTCGGTGCGCACCGCACTGCTCAATCTCGCCGGGGAGGGACTCGTCGAACGCCTGCCCAACCGCGGCGCGCGCGTGCGGGCGATCACCGTCGACGAGGCGATCGAGATCGTCGAGGTGCGCATCGGCCTCGAGACACTCTGCGCGCGCAAGGCCGCCGAGAACCTCACGCCAGCCGACGCCGAGCGCCTGCGCGCGCTGCGCGCCGACATCGAAGCGGCGATCGCGTCCGGCGACCTCATGGCGTACTCGCGCCTCAACCAGGAGCTCGACCGCCGTATCCGCGACCTCAGCCGCCACGGCACCGCCACGCAGCTGCTCGAGCGCCTGCGCGCCCAGTCGGCGCGCCACCAGTTCCGCCTCGCGTTCCACCCCGGCCGCGCCGCGACGTCAGCCCCCGAGCACATCGCGATCATCGACGCGATCCTCGCCAAGGACCCCGACGCCGCCGAGGCCGCGACGCGCGCGCACCTCTCGGGCATCGTCAGGGTCCTGCACAGCATGGAGTGAGCCGCGCTCGGCGCGTTTCGTGTCTGCGTTTCGACTCGCAAGCTCGCTCAACGACCGCGTTCCTCGCTCGCTCAACGACCGGGGTAGCGCTTCCGGTCGTTGAGCGAGCGAAGCGAGACGAAACGCACCGGCGCACGGCAAAGGGGCGGCCGGATGCTCCGGCCGCCCCTCCGCACTCCTCAGGTCACTCGTCCCAGCTCTCGGCGGGCGCGTAGCCCTTGCCGTTGTACTTCTGCACCTGCACGGTCGAGACGGCGGGCAGTCCGTCCTGGGTCGTGTCGACGGTGGAGCCCTCGAGCATGAGCGGCGCCGTGAAGCCCGAGACGTCGCGCAGCGCTTCCATGAAGTTCTCGCGCGTCGGCTCGGTCATGTTGCCGAACACCTCCTCGAGCGTCGCCCCGATCTGGTACGACCAGACGCAGTGCGGGAACGCCGGCACGTCCGGGTAGTTCGCGTACTCCGCGAGCTGCTCGAGGAAGGCGGCGCCCTCCTCGCTCTCGGCGAACGTCGGCGCGGCCGCCGACTGCGCGAACGCCACGGTGTAGACGCCGGGGAACGCTGCGGCGCCGCCCGGCTCGAGGATGGCACTCGGGCTCGACGTGTTCGACGGCAGGAACCAGGACGGGAGCCAGCCGAGCTCCTGCGACTTCTGCAGCGACGAGATCACCAGCGGGGTGATCGACATCGCGTTGAAGAACACGTCGGCGCCCGAGCCGGCCAGCTCGGTCAGCTGCGCGTCGACCGAGGTGTCGGTGGCCTCGTAGGTGAGCTCCTTGACGACCTCGATGTTGTCGGCGCCCTCGATGGCGGTCTTGAAGCCCTCGACGTAGCCCTCGCCGTAGTCGTCGTTCTGCGACAGGATCGCGACCTTGTGGTCTTCGGCCGATCCGGCGAGCAGCTCGCCGAACGCTTCGCCCTCGTTCTGGTAGATCGGCACGAAGCCGAGCTGCCAGGGGCTCTCCTCCTGGTTGCTGAAGATCGGGTCGCCCGTCATGATCAGCACCTGCGGCACCTCGTCGGCGATCGCCGCGTCGAGCCACGCCCGGTTGGTGGGCGTGCCGAGGCCGGCGGTCATCGCGAAGACGCTGCTCTTGAGCTGGTCGTAGTTGGCCTTGGCCTTCTGCGGGTCGTACTCGTCGTCCAGCGCCTCGATCTCGACGGTGCGGGTGTTGCCGTCGCCGAACTCGACTCCGCCCTCGGCGTTCCTGGCGCCGAAGTACGCGGTGACGCCGGCGACCGTGCAGGTGCCCGGTCCGGCGGTCGGGCCCGACAGCGGCGTGGTGATACCGAGGGTGATCGAGTCGTCGGTGATACCCGGGCTCGCCTCGGCGGCGCCGCCGTCGTCGGTGTCGTTCGGCGATCCGCCGCCGCGTGCGCAGCCGGCAGCGAGGACGGCAACGATGCCGATCCCCGCGACGACCGAGGCGACGCGCATCCTTCTGCGATTCGTGCTCATGGGTCATGCCTCTCTGTGTGTTACGACTGCGTCGTAGATGGTGGTGGTGATTGCGTCGTAGGTGGTGGTGGTGATGGCGTCGAAGGGGCGCCCAGTGCGTCGCCGACGGTGGAGCTTCCGGCGACGGATGCCGCGGCATCCGCTTTCATGGCACCCCCGACCGGTCCGCCCGGGCGACCGGAGCCGGCGTCGCGCCCGCGTCGCCGCCACAGGCTCGGCAGCGAGACCAGCCCGCCGGGCAGGATGAACAGCACCACCAGGAGGATGGCGCCTTGCAGCATGGCGGTGATATTCGGGTCGATCAGGTTGGTGACCTGCGGCAGCAGCACGTACCAGACGCCCCCGAGGAGGGAGCCGAGGATGCTGCCGGCGCCGCCGATCACCATCGACGCGAGCAGCTCGATGGAGTGGCCGAAGTGCAGAGTCTCGGGCGAGGTGTACTGGATGACGACCATGTAGAGGAAGCCGCTCACGCCGCCGATCAGGGATGCGATCGTGAACGCGAGCACCTTGAAGCGGTACGGCGACACGCCCAGCGACCCGGCGACCGCCTCGTTCCCCTTCACGATCGCGAAGGCTCTGCCGTACTTGCCCCGCACGAGGTTGCGCGTGAGCATGAAGGTGATGCCGCCGATGAGGAAGACGATGTAGAGCTGCCACTGGTCGTCGTACAGGCCGGTCCACTCCGGTGCGCCCGAGAAGCGGGCGGAGGTGCCCTGCGAGCCGCCCGTGAAGTCCGACAGGCGCTTGGCGAGGGGCACGCCGATGATCGGCAGCGCGATCGTGACCATCGCGATGGCGAGTCCGCCGAGACGCGCGGCGGCGAGGGCGATGACCAGGCCGATGACCGCGGGGACGAGGCACGCGAGCACGAAGACGAGCACGACGTTCCAGTCGGCATTGACGCCGAACGCCGTGACGTAGGCGCCGACGCCGACGAAGAAGATCTGGCCGAGCGAGACCTGGCCGGTGTAGCCCATCACGACGTTGAGGCCCAGGACGGCGACGGCGAAGACGCCGATACGGGCGATCGTCTGGTTGGCGAACTCCGGGAGCATCAGCGGCAGCACGATCATCAGCACGATGACGAGGCCGATGACGGCCCAGCGCACCCAGGGGCGCTCGAGGAGGGGCGACCGGTTGGAGAGGTCCGTGTTCGCAGCCATCAGACGCGCACCACCGCTTTCCGTCCGAATAGGCCCTGTGGCCGCAGGAAGAGCACGACGAAGATGAGGATGAAGGGCACCGCGATCTTCAGGTCGTGACCGATGAACGGCACGTAGACGGCGGCGAGGTTCTCGAGCACGCCGATGAGCCACGCGGCCACCACGACGCCTATGGGGCTCGACAGGCCGCCGAGGATGCACGCGGCGAGCGCGTAGACGAGGGCGGAGTC
This window harbors:
- a CDS encoding N-6 DNA methylase, producing MQSFDAQMRRVHDHLYANANIKLPEDLQAEVAKVIQTLTWLAVVGDEPQLDRPTVDAALAGDRETVDSIARDVRASFTAYNSSLRRYPRSEAALKLDNSSLGFIVGALNDVDMSDATRDWLGDALEVFRSTAAKRLGGQFFTDQRVTSMAVDLLEFDANTDDLVDICAGTGGFLIAGARHAQAQGTNQAPRLVGVEVDPSLAHLANSTLHHLADFPADAVFNADSFREPAQWPLALRRTIVPGTHRRLATNPPFGQKITIKDPRVLERFELGHVWARGASSWVKSRRTGPTPPDILFLERNIDLAIPGEGRLAIVLPYQILSGPKLGYVRDWLLRNTKLIAVVDLPDDTFQPWTGTKTSVIVCERREEPLTQWDGEEYPVFMAVSRQIGHDRRGNPITDDNGLIVCDLPDISRAFKLYREGGEPSLAYSEAFIVSAAQITWDSDLRINAAYYEPRSTRTLSSLHELTADGSFDLTTIGAVTNGIFFPGRFKRNYVAPGPGAVPFLGGTNVTQMLPTNRKYVSATDRRLNELTVKAGWILVTRSGSTGIVSSVPPSWEGYAMSEHVIRIVPNEDVLPAGYVEAYLRSHMGQALLAQGIFGSVIDEITPEHIASMPIPVPSDKAKIRQIAATQTSANQHREDSIALFAAAGSQFEKLIGRQFGTVGEDADLALPAQDVISEREELLES
- a CDS encoding aldehyde dehydrogenase family protein; its protein translation is MGETAMGTSVRTGLYIGGEERFTEDVLPIPDPGRPGVVVGEAAAASVSDVKDAVAAAKAAFPAWAALTAQERAAQMAAAIAGIADDRDEDAAILSQENGKIRMEAWIDGLVFEIRWNLALMLADEVDAAKTLPPVPGAIPVSTEVSYQPLGVVTVIVPFNWPIAILGAALPHALLAGNTAIVKPPPSAPLATTRVVQRVAEKLPPGVLNVVTGRDQDMADLIQNPDVAKVCFTGSVNGGKRIMEMASKTLTRVTLELGGNDAAVFLDDAILDDAHLDRLYAAIYDTTGQICMNAKRVFVHRSRMDELVSGLAARLEKATLGHGLDEGATMGPLHQPAQKAFVDEIIQEAKDAGADVREFGSLPEGDLAGGNFVRPAIVVDPELGLRVVTQEQFGPVIPVIPFDDETEAVRLANDTWGGLCGSVWTGSPEAAQRVGSQLECGYVWVNDHGATRLDLRAPFGGMKQSGFGREQGIEGVRAFQDTRSIATIDPEVLASMAH
- a CDS encoding GntR family transcriptional regulator encodes the protein MTDAAVRSDDETMERPDLTQVIREAILDAQFAPHQRLIEADLSERYGASRASVRTALLNLAGEGLVERLPNRGARVRAITVDEAIEIVEVRIGLETLCARKAAENLTPADAERLRALRADIEAAIASGDLMAYSRLNQELDRRIRDLSRHGTATQLLERLRAQSARHQFRLAFHPGRAATSAPEHIAIIDAILAKDPDAAEAATRAHLSGIVRVLHSME
- a CDS encoding ABC transporter substrate-binding protein; the protein is MSTNRRRMRVASVVAGIGIVAVLAAGCARGGGSPNDTDDGGAAEASPGITDDSITLGITTPLSGPTAGPGTCTVAGVTAYFGARNAEGGVEFGDGNTRTVEIEALDDEYDPQKAKANYDQLKSSVFAMTAGLGTPTNRAWLDAAIADEVPQVLIMTGDPIFSNQEESPWQLGFVPIYQNEGEAFGELLAGSAEDHKVAILSQNDDYGEGYVEGFKTAIEGADNIEVVKELTYEATDTSVDAQLTELAGSGADVFFNAMSITPLVISSLQKSQELGWLPSWFLPSNTSSPSAILEPGGAAAFPGVYTVAFAQSAAAPTFAESEEGAAFLEQLAEYANYPDVPAFPHCVWSYQIGATLEEVFGNMTEPTRENFMEALRDVSGFTAPLMLEGSTVDTTQDGLPAVSTVQVQKYNGKGYAPAESWDE
- a CDS encoding branched-chain amino acid ABC transporter permease, with protein sequence MAANTDLSNRSPLLERPWVRWAVIGLVIVLMIVLPLMLPEFANQTIARIGVFAVAVLGLNVVMGYTGQVSLGQIFFVGVGAYVTAFGVNADWNVVLVFVLACLVPAVIGLVIALAAARLGGLAIAMVTIALPIIGVPLAKRLSDFTGGSQGTSARFSGAPEWTGLYDDQWQLYIVFLIGGITFMLTRNLVRGKYGRAFAIVKGNEAVAGSLGVSPYRFKVLAFTIASLIGGVSGFLYMVVIQYTSPETLHFGHSIELLASMVIGGAGSILGSLLGGVWYVLLPQVTNLIDPNITAMLQGAILLVVLFILPGGLVSLPSLWRRRGRDAGSGRPGGPVGGAMKADAAASVAGSSTVGDALGAPSTPSPPPPTTQSPPPSTTQS